Proteins encoded in a region of the Canis lupus familiaris isolate Mischka breed German Shepherd chromosome 1, alternate assembly UU_Cfam_GSD_1.0, whole genome shotgun sequence genome:
- the LOC100686511 gene encoding myeloid cell surface antigen CD33 — protein MLLLLLPILWAVEWAQGKVKLGASADAGVPRSLAQDPIYWLQIQESLTVQEGLCISVPCYFSYPMEYWIKTYSALGYWFRNGTNVHWGAPVATNNPDRKVQEETQGQFFLLGDPQANNCSLEIRDAQRRDSGTYFFRVERGPYLKYSYLQNQLSVHVTALTHTPDILIPGTLESGHPRNLTCSVPWACEQGIPPIFSWMSAALTSLGPRTHLSSVLTLTPRPQDHGTNLTCQVQFPAVGVMVERTIQLNVTCTTQNPTNGVCLEHSTGKPGTRSGVTVGAIGGAGVTMLLTLCLCLIFFRVKTCRKTASRTAVGMDNIHPVVEPAPLDYQESDLPDDPTSSAEVPSTSEMEQELYYASISFHRRTESTCAEYSEIRTQ, from the exons atgctgctcctgctgctgcccaTACTGTGGGCAGTTGAATGGGCCCAGGGGAAGGTGAAGTTGGGAGCCTCTGCCGACGCTGGAGTCCCAAGATCCTTGGCTCAAGATCCGATATACTGGCTACAAATACAGGAGTCCCTGACGGTGCAGGAGGGCCTGTGCATCTCTGTGCCCTGCTACTTCTCCTACCCCATGGAATACTGGATCAAGACTTACTCTGCTTTGGGCTACTGGTTCCGGAATGGGACCAATGTACATTGGGGTGCTCCAGTGGCCACAAACAACCCAGATCGAAAAGTACAAGAGGAGACCCAGGGCCAATTCTTCCTACTTGGGGACCCTCAGGCCAACAACTGCTCCCTGGAGATCAGAGATGCACAAAGAAGGGACTCAGGGACATACTTCTTTAGGGTGGAGAGAGGGCCTTATTTGAAATATAGTTACCTACAGAACCAGCTCTCCGTGCATGTGACAG CCCTGACCCATACACCTGACATCCTCATACCAGGGACCCTGGAATCTGGCCACCCCAGGAACCTGacctgctctgtgccctgggcTTGTGAGCAGGGCATACCCCCCATCTTCTCCTGGATGTCAGCTGCCCTtacctccctgggccccaggacccACCTCTCCTCGGtgctcaccctcacccccaggcccCAAGACCACGGCACCAACCTCACCTGTCAGGTGCAGTTCCCTGCAGTTGGTGTAATGGTGGAAAGGACCATCCAACTCAATGTCACCT GTACCACACAGAACCCAACAAATGGTGTCTGCCTGGAACACAGCACAG GGAAACCAGGGACCAGGTCAGGAGTGACTGTAGGCGCCATTGGGGGAGCTGGTGTCACCATGCTGctcactctctgcctctgccttatCTTCTTTCG AGTGAAGACCTGCAGGAAGACAGCATCCCGGACAGCAGTGGGCATGGACAATATCCACCCAGTTGTGGAGCCAGCTCCCTTG GATTACCAGGAGTCAGACCTCCCTGATGACCCCACAAGCTCTGCAGAGGTACCCTCCACCTCGGAGATGGAGCAGGAGCTGTATTATGCCTCCATCAGCTTTCACAGGAGGACGGAGAGCACCTGTGCAGAATACTCAGAGATCAGGACCCAATGA